Part of the Xiphophorus couchianus chromosome 2, X_couchianus-1.0, whole genome shotgun sequence genome, TTTGcgggtgtaaaaaaaaaacgtacaaaCTTGGTATTATGTCCAAACCTGATCTACAAACAACATACAAACAGAATTGCAAAATGAGGAGAATCTCAGGTACAATTAATCGAGTGTGTCCACCTTCATGAATATGCAAAGCATGCATTGCGCTTTCTGATTACCAGAAAGCGCAATGTATGTTTTGCATTCTGGAAAGAGGATATGCAAATGTAATGACTCAGAATCCATGATGCCATTAACTAAGCCTAAACAAGTTTGCTAGATGCTGTATTTGCATCTTTATTTGACACGTTTAAAAAGTAAGTGTAAGCTGACCCACAAAGATATGTGCATTGTTACTGGGATAATAGTAAAGCAGTTGCAGTGTCCCTGTGGTACATACAAATCATACACATCTTGCCTGTTAGTCTAATTTTTTATTCTCTGGTTACCCAAAATGCttctggaaaaataatttaattacatttaggAATTCACCAACACTCTAAGCGTGATTGGCAGTTTATGAGCAGACTCTGTCAAcgctattttattatttcaaaataaaaatctcaaacttaGCTGTAACAAGTGGTCAGGCGAGAGACACCAACCTTCATATTCAGAGCTAACACTCCAGTCTGACATCACATACCCGGGCAGCGCTTCACAAGAACGACTTCACTTTCAGGAAAAATattatggttttttttatttcacaagatCTCCTGTTGTGGTATCTTGGTACACtccaaatatgaaacaaaatacGAATGTGTAAAAAAAGCACATTATGACCAGGGTTAAGCAGATGATCTGTGATCCTGTGGACTCGTTtctctttaaaacaattttcagatttaaatgttaaatataaatgaagCAGATTCtaccagaaaactgaaaattggcCACAATATGATCTTTTGGCAGGAAAAATCCATATCCATAACATTTGGTCAAATCAAGCCAGAAATACTTCAGACACAAATCATCTTTCTTCCATGAACATTAGGCGCAATGAGTGAGTTTGtctaaaacaattattttttaagatgtttttgtcaCTACATGaatgtattcaaattaaatgttacttttgtttaaattaaatttcagatcattacagaaaaaaagacgtttaaaaaatgcttttcccAAATATTTGTTAGGGGTGACAACAATTCTGCATGATGTACGATAATAGTCATGTGCAGTGCTgagaatttaaatgaaatattggtGGTGCTTTCGATTCACaatgctttattattttcacatgtcatattttaatttcctcttTATATCAAGTTTCTGCAGCATTAGAAAAATTGCACTGAAATGACCATTAACCTACACTTTTGAACAGCATGTGTCAAATCATTACAATATATGGAAAACTGCTGAGTGACTGTAGAAATGGCAACGATTTAACATCATAAAAGAGGCATTTAAGTGATCACAGAAAGAAGCCACAGTTATGGTAGCTGGCTTTGTAGCTGCATGACATCAAGATCATTGCTCAGAAATTCACTGACACAAACAGcatctgatgaaaaaaaaaagctagaatttaaaacaaattgcttTCTTATTAGGTGTCACTGCAAATTGCTTAAGTTGCCTTGCACTGCAATTtatattatttccatttttttcatgttaacagcacaacataattttttttttttcttttctcaattaATATCAGATTCAGAACATAATTAGGTCTGAGTATGAGAATGTAAGAAAAGGAATGCACAATCTGTGTATGACTGTGTCAGACATGTATTTTTCCCCTTCACAGTCACTGAGAAATCAATGTTAAGAACTAAGCTGAGGCATCAAAGACCAACAGCTTATCTGACCTGCATAGAGCCCCACTGTGGGGTATAATGCAGCATTGTACACCAATTACTTAAAGACCCATTCATGCAGACACGAAGTAAATGCATAGGACCGTACGATAAGGGTGTGGGGTAAGTTACCATTTACATTACTGCCTTCAGCCTTTAAGACTAAACAACCTACACAAATATAAAGATActgacagaaggaaaaaaaaacatcagatgaAAGTCTTTCAGATTGGAGAAATACAAACcaaatgatgttttttattacCTCCATTGCCTCCTTTGTTGCTCCATAAAAATAgtgttgctaaaaataaaaggtaaaactaaagtaaaataatttattagtttAGTCCAAGGGAAAGCTCCAGTGTCAGACATTCATTTGTTTGACTTCAATACTCTGTTTTGTAATTCCAAAAGTAGAATCATCAGCAAAGCCCCATTTTAATGCAcatgtcttttcttttgaaaaattagCATTGGAATGAGCCCTTGCAAAGACGAGTCAGGCAACTGCTGTAATGCATTACTAAATTAGCCCTAAACACTACACAAGCCATTAAGAAGCATGTCAAAAACCTAAAGGGAGAATTCAAAATGCAAccaatgacagaaaataacattttagcaaCAGTTGTTATTAGACTGCATATCACCTTTGCCAGTTGAACCAGTGGAGAATCATGtacacattaaataaacatgttcagATGCGCTACAAAAAAAGCACTGGCACTGTCTAAAGAAATACAACATTGCGCCAGCAAACACAGAGTTAATTCTTAGCTGCAGAAATTCACTGCAGTCCAAAAGCATTTGGCTGATAGCTACCAAACAGCACAATTTATCCTGGCTATTTTGCTGCTATAGGACAAATGTTTATGTCTATCATTACtttactaatgttttttttgttccttagTTAGGGAATTCCGTTTTATTGCATATTATATTTGGCACAGTAAAAACAGGAGTTTGCATGTTGAATTGCAATTATAAACTGGTGCCTTTATGAAGAGTTTTACTTTTCCCTAAATGGGGTGAAAAAACTAAATGCCTCTTTGCTTACATTAGACAGTACCACTCTCTCAGTCagaaaagcaaattattttatgtttttttttaaatagaagtcATCAGATATTAGAAAATAGTTTCAAATTACTTTCTTTCTTGAtatattctgcttttttaaCCAATGTCTGGCTGGAGTTTCAGtcatatatattttcatatttatatatttatgtataggcatatacaagaaaaaaagtctgttttgcACTTCTGTACAAAAGAAAGTTAACATTTTGCTCTTTGTGCATTATATTGCCTGGACTGGTGAGCAGATTTGACCACAGAGGTTTGGACCGAGTCATAAATAGATCCACAGAGAGTGTAATTCAGATTTGGGTCTCTTGAACTTTCTCTTTGCCGTGAGAGGTCATTATGACATAGGGATCAGCAATGATACTGATGTGGCTGTGGTGCTGTCTGACTGAGCGATGGAGAGAGTTGTTCTGGGTCCAGTGAGCCCCATAGCTCCCTTGACGggatgaagaggaagatgacACATATCCAGGTTTAAATGTGTTGCTGTTGTGTTCCACTAATGTTGGCAGTACCAAACCTGTTTCGTCAGAGCCGCTGGATCCGGATGTAGGTGGTGGAACAGGTGGAACCTCTTCCTCCATTTGTATGATTTCTATTGTCCTGGCTGCAGCCACAGTACTTCTCTGCTGATGCCTCTTTCGCAGTTTATAGAATGCTATCAACATGGCGGCTGCCAGCAATGTAACAGCTACAAAGCAGCCAATGAtgatttttgtggttttcatcaTCTCATCCAGACTGGCAGGTGGCCCACTAGGTACTCTGGCTGTAGGAATTGATACCTGCCTTGGAGTTTGAGTATTTTGGAACAGCACAGTTGGTGTGGAGATGAACACAGGTTGAAAAACAGAGGGTGAAGCAGGTAAAGTGGGCTTGGGCTTAGGGGTCTCCTCCACTGTGGGCTCTAACACTTCCACTGTGACAGTTGTAAAGTAGGATAGGTTAGAAGTGTTAAGTTCAGCATTGCTGACATTGAGATAGGCAGAAGCATTGGAATTGCCTGCCATGTTGCTCACCATGCAAGTGTAGACTCCTGTGTCTGAAGGGAGAACATTGGAAAAGTTGAGTGTCCCATCATTGAGAACAGATATCCTTGGATGAGCTGAGCTATGGGTTAACACAGTCCCATTGGGGAGAAGCCATCGGACCGAGCTCATTGCTGCTGTACGACACTTCATTTCCGCCACCCTTGCAGCAGAAATGTTCAGATCTCTTGGAGCATCGAGTATGACTGGTGCTGAACACTGAAACGTTGTTTGATCAACTTCCACTAAGTATCTTCCTCTCATCTGGACTGGAGTGTGGCAGCGTCCACAACAGGTCGAATTTGTGGGAATATTTTCTCTGAGCCACCAGGAAAGCCAAACTACATCACAATCACAGCGCCAAGGGTTATGGTGTAGATGTAGCTCCACCAGGTACTGTAGAGGGGTGAACAGGTTATGGGGAAGGGATGATAAATTATTATGGGCTAGATTCAACTCCACCAAAGCAGTGATGTCATCAAATGCATTCCTCTCAATGATGGTAATGGCAGAGTTCATAATCCAAAGTTTACGCAAATTCTTCAGCCCACGGAAGGCCCCGGGCTTTAGCTctgggaaaacattttcagaaatctCCAACTCCTCCAGTCCCAAGAGAGGTGACAAATTTGGAAACTCCCTTAAACTGCACATCCCTAAATTCAGGTACTTGAGGTTATGAAGGCCCTCAAAAGCCCCTTCAGAGATGTACTCCAACTTCCTCAACTCTCCCAGGTCTAGTCTCATGAGTGAGGGAACTCGGTTAAAGGCATAAGAGGGAATGCTCTCAATTGGATTATTTCTGAGCCACAGCTCTCTCAATTTTGAAAGATACTCAAAAGCTCCACTTGGTATGACTGTTAGTCTGTTGTCAAACAACTCCAGGGTATTGAGGCTAGTCAAACCATTAAAAGCCCCAACTTCAATCTGCCTGATTGCATTTCTGCCCAATTGCAACACCTCCAGATGATGCAAATGTCTGAAGGTATCTGCTTGTATGGTCTCTATGCTGTTCTCCATCAGGTTCAGGTACCTGGTGTTGGCTGGGATGTTCGGAGGAACCCTGATCAGGCCTCTGCGGGTGCACACCACCTTGCTGAGCTGGTTAGTGCAGGAACAAACACCTGGACAGTTCTGTGGAATTGTCGAGCCCAACTCCGGCCCTGTGGACTGGCACATACTAAGAGCAGGCACCATGAGGGAAACCACGGCTAGCAGGGCTGTGTTCCAGGTAGACTGCACATTAACCTGGGCCAACGGACTCATGGTGTGGAGGGCTCATTATTCTGCATGGTGGGGGGAGACGGGACACACCGAAGGACAGACCACCCTAGCCTGGCTGGAGCAGCTCAAGGCTCCCAAGTCCCATCGACAGTGCAGGAAGATGCTGCATCAACATTTTTGTGTGAAGGAATGAAGGGGGAAACAGGCAGAGAAAGAATGAGAAAGGTTATTGTAAGAAAAGCAGCTGAGGAAAAGCAGATCAGGAATGAAACAAAAAGGCTGAGCAACAACATTACTAACTTACCTCATTAGTTTAAAGGTGCTCCATTTTCCCAAAAGTTAAAAGCAACAGCCATGAGTCATATTAACTGAGAAATCCTTTCCATCAAATGACATAAGATAAATTCTCTCGTCCCCGTCTTTTGAAAAAGTCATGCAACTCTATTTTTTAGCCAAGGATATAAAAT contains:
- the lrrc4.2 gene encoding leucine-rich repeat-containing protein 4.2; amino-acid sequence: MSPLAQVNVQSTWNTALLAVVSLMVPALSMCQSTGPELGSTIPQNCPGVCSCTNQLSKVVCTRRGLIRVPPNIPANTRYLNLMENSIETIQADTFRHLHHLEVLQLGRNAIRQIEVGAFNGLTSLNTLELFDNRLTVIPSGAFEYLSKLRELWLRNNPIESIPSYAFNRVPSLMRLDLGELRKLEYISEGAFEGLHNLKYLNLGMCSLREFPNLSPLLGLEELEISENVFPELKPGAFRGLKNLRKLWIMNSAITIIERNAFDDITALVELNLAHNNLSSLPHNLFTPLQYLVELHLHHNPWRCDCDVVWLSWWLRENIPTNSTCCGRCHTPVQMRGRYLVEVDQTTFQCSAPVILDAPRDLNISAARVAEMKCRTAAMSSVRWLLPNGTVLTHSSAHPRISVLNDGTLNFSNVLPSDTGVYTCMVSNMAGNSNASAYLNVSNAELNTSNLSYFTTVTVEVLEPTVEETPKPKPTLPASPSVFQPVFISTPTVLFQNTQTPRQVSIPTARVPSGPPASLDEMMKTTKIIIGCFVAVTLLAAAMLIAFYKLRKRHQQRSTVAAARTIEIIQMEEEVPPVPPPTSGSSGSDETGLVLPTLVEHNSNTFKPGYVSSSSSSRQGSYGAHWTQNNSLHRSVRQHHSHISIIADPYVIMTSHGKEKVQETQI